The following coding sequences are from one Sandaracinaceae bacterium window:
- a CDS encoding acyl-CoA dehydrogenase family protein, whose translation MIPEQSQRSVTLQRAVRKFIKDHITPVEESILRDGRTRNAGGDHTTWTVDPRIEELKSKARAEGLWNLFLPDPAHGAGLTTLEYAPIAEEMGRSFIASEIFNCNAPDTGNMEVLHLFGTEAQKERWLKPLLAGEIRSCFAMTEPDVASSDATNMAATAIIEGDEVVLNGKKWWTTGLGHPRLGVGIFMGRTPNEAGSRHQQHSMVLVPMDTPGVEVQRMLTVFGDHDAPSGHGEVHFNDVRLPLSAFIAGPGRGFEIAQARLGPGRIHHCMRAIGGAERALELMIDRGLSRVAFGKPIIHLGGNRERIAHARIRIDQARLLTLLAAHKIDTVGALAAMAEIAAIKVVAPNVLQDLCDQAIQMHGGAGVSQDTPLAALYAAARTLRLADGPDEVHLGLVARLELAKAKARR comes from the coding sequence ATGATCCCCGAGCAAAGCCAGCGCTCCGTGACGCTCCAGCGAGCCGTCCGGAAGTTCATCAAGGACCACATCACGCCGGTGGAGGAGTCGATCCTGCGCGACGGTAGGACGCGGAACGCGGGGGGCGACCACACCACGTGGACGGTGGACCCGCGCATCGAGGAGCTGAAGTCGAAGGCACGGGCGGAGGGGCTCTGGAACCTCTTCTTGCCGGACCCGGCGCATGGCGCGGGACTGACGACGCTCGAGTACGCGCCCATCGCGGAAGAGATGGGCCGCAGCTTCATCGCGTCGGAGATCTTCAACTGCAACGCCCCCGACACGGGGAACATGGAGGTGCTGCACCTGTTCGGGACCGAGGCCCAGAAGGAGCGCTGGCTGAAGCCGCTGCTCGCTGGGGAGATCCGCAGCTGCTTCGCCATGACGGAGCCGGACGTCGCCTCCTCCGACGCCACCAACATGGCGGCCACGGCCATCATCGAGGGGGACGAGGTCGTGCTCAACGGCAAGAAGTGGTGGACCACGGGGCTCGGTCATCCGCGCCTCGGGGTCGGCATCTTCATGGGGCGCACGCCGAACGAGGCGGGCTCGCGTCATCAACAGCACTCGATGGTGCTCGTCCCGATGGACACGCCGGGCGTCGAGGTCCAGCGCATGCTCACCGTGTTCGGCGACCACGACGCGCCCAGTGGCCACGGCGAGGTGCACTTCAACGACGTCCGCCTGCCCCTCTCGGCGTTCATCGCTGGGCCCGGTCGCGGCTTCGAGATCGCGCAGGCGCGGCTGGGCCCTGGGCGCATCCACCACTGCATGCGCGCCATCGGCGGCGCCGAGCGGGCGCTCGAGCTGATGATCGACCGTGGCCTCTCGCGCGTCGCGTTCGGCAAGCCCATCATCCATCTGGGCGGCAACCGTGAGCGCATCGCGCACGCGCGCATCCGCATCGACCAGGCGCGCCTGCTCACGCTGCTGGCAGCCCACAAGATCGACACGGTCGGGGCGCTCGCCGCGATGGCCGAGATCGCGGCCATCAAGGTCGTCGCGCCGAATGTGCTGCAAGACCTGTGTGACCAGGCGATCCAGATGCACGGCGGCGCCGGCGTCTCCCAGGACACCCCGCTCGCTGCGCTGTACGCGGCGGCCCGCACGCTGCGCCTCGCGGATGGGCCGGACGAGGTGCACCTCGGGCTCGTCGCGCGCCTCGAGCTCGCCAAAGCCAAAGCGCGCAGGTAG
- a CDS encoding AraC family transcriptional regulator ligand-binding domain-containing protein: MSRSPRIPTLSARLALPLVVELDRRGARTDEVLARVGLERARLGLLVGRVPLDLWTELCRRGADACGDPGFALDAALNIDRSAFPLEFYLVSSQLDVLRGMEFAAPFVGSVVDGFETRVEMTHAGASAHFLLDGETLGPPLFAEYFLATLWGFVRSIVPSSPPARAVTFTHEQALHGRALDTVFDTQVRFGQAHVGFTFDVANVQIPIPGADPELGRLLAAQALSLVRANADIALKSRVRHWLSGHLSEGGAVGQRVAEALRMSERSLRRRLSEEGTSMRELVDEARHEQALRLMAARPHNVEAVAAELGFATGSAFARAFRRWTGRSPTEHQRDDEHGPPDT, encoded by the coding sequence ATGAGCCGCTCGCCACGCATCCCCACGCTCTCGGCACGCCTCGCGTTGCCGCTGGTGGTGGAGCTGGACCGGCGGGGCGCACGGACCGACGAGGTGCTCGCCAGGGTCGGGCTCGAGCGCGCGCGGCTGGGCCTCTTGGTGGGCCGAGTGCCACTCGACCTGTGGACCGAGCTGTGCCGCCGCGGCGCCGACGCGTGCGGTGATCCGGGCTTCGCGCTCGACGCCGCGCTGAACATCGACCGCAGCGCGTTCCCGCTCGAGTTCTACCTCGTCAGCTCCCAGCTGGACGTGCTGCGCGGCATGGAGTTCGCGGCACCCTTCGTCGGGTCCGTGGTGGACGGCTTCGAGACGCGCGTCGAGATGACGCACGCGGGCGCGTCGGCGCACTTTCTGTTGGACGGCGAGACGCTGGGCCCGCCGCTCTTCGCCGAGTATTTCCTCGCCACCCTGTGGGGCTTCGTGCGGTCGATCGTGCCCAGCTCTCCGCCGGCCCGTGCCGTCACGTTCACCCACGAGCAGGCGCTGCACGGGCGCGCGCTGGACACCGTGTTCGACACGCAGGTGCGCTTCGGTCAGGCGCACGTGGGCTTCACCTTCGACGTCGCGAACGTGCAGATCCCCATCCCTGGCGCCGACCCGGAGCTCGGGCGCTTGCTGGCGGCGCAGGCGCTGTCGTTGGTGCGCGCGAACGCGGACATCGCGCTCAAGAGCCGGGTGCGACACTGGCTGTCAGGCCACTTGAGCGAAGGGGGCGCCGTGGGACAGCGCGTCGCCGAGGCACTGCGCATGAGCGAGCGCAGCCTGCGCCGGCGGCTGTCCGAGGAGGGCACCAGCATGCGCGAGCTCGTGGACGAGGCGCGGCACGAGCAGGCGCTGCGCCTGATGGCTGCGCGTCCCCACAACGTGGAAGCCGTGGCGGCCGAGCTGGGCTTCGCCACGGGCAGCGCGTTCGCCCGGGCGTTCCGGCGCTGGACAGGGCGGTCGCCGACCGAGCACCAGCGCGACGACGAGCACGGGCCACCAGACACCTGA
- a CDS encoding DMT family protein produces MNPYWTTGVLLVCSNVFMTFAWYAHLKNMAQQPWVLAALASWGIALFEYLLQVPANRVGHSVMSVGQLKILQEVITLLVFAPFSILYLKEKLTLDYLWAGLCILGAVFFIFRSKLM; encoded by the coding sequence ATGAATCCCTACTGGACCACTGGTGTCCTGCTCGTGTGCAGCAACGTCTTCATGACCTTTGCGTGGTACGCGCATCTCAAGAACATGGCGCAGCAGCCGTGGGTGCTCGCCGCGCTCGCGTCGTGGGGCATCGCCCTGTTCGAGTATCTGCTCCAGGTGCCAGCGAACCGCGTGGGGCACAGCGTGATGAGCGTGGGGCAGCTGAAGATCCTGCAGGAGGTGATCACGCTCCTCGTGTTCGCGCCGTTCTCCATCCTGTATCTGAAGGAGAAGCTCACGCTGGACTACCTGTGGGCTGGGCTCTGCATCCTCGGCGCGGTGTTCTTCATCTTTCGCAGCAAGCTCATGTGA